From a region of the Archocentrus centrarchus isolate MPI-CPG fArcCen1 chromosome 18, fArcCen1, whole genome shotgun sequence genome:
- the LOC115797427 gene encoding ladderlectin-like, with translation MSMLTVCALVCTTVALAGSAVLPETKAESNERAKTHLIKRSVGCGGWFEFNRRCFYFIPKPMSWALAERNCMSLGGHLASVHNFMEYHELQRLILHHGYEYQETWIGGSDAHQKGHWIWSDGSMFYYTNWCPGEPNNAGGHQHCLQMNYSGRKCWDDLSCYDQRPSVCAKNM, from the exons ATGAGCatgctgactgtgtgtgcacTGGTTTGTACCACAGTGGCTCTGGCTGGATCTGCTG TTCTTCCAGAGACAAAGGCTGAAAGCAATGAAAGAG CAAAAACTCACCTGATCAAGAGGTCCGTCGGATGTGGTGGTTGGTTTGAGTTCAATCGTCGTTGTTTCTACTTCATTCCGAAACCTATGTCTTGGGCTCTCGCTGAG AGAAACTGTATGTCCCTGGGGGGTCACCTTGCATCGGTGCACAACTTCATGGAGTACCACGAGCTTCAGAGACTCATACTGCATCATGGTTATGAGTACCAAGAAACCTGGATTGGTGGCTCTGATGCACACCAG aAGGGCCATTGGATTTGGAGCGATGGCAGCATGTTCTACTATACCAACTGGTGTCCTGGAGAGCCCAATAATGCAGGAGGTCACCAGCACTGCTTGCAAATGAATTATTCAG GTAGAAAGTGCTGGGATGATTTGAGTTGCTACGATCAAAGACCTTCTGTCTGTGCCAAGAACATGTGA